A region from the Manihot esculenta cultivar AM560-2 chromosome 13, M.esculenta_v8, whole genome shotgun sequence genome encodes:
- the LOC122721482 gene encoding protein PHYTOCHROME KINASE SUBSTRATE 1-like: MTGRNLNDVSFLSNSDDTFVRKLAESNRNVSAQDVEVEEHHYLGNKKEDGEIGTFGAEKYFNGCVDKDSPRLTSIILKHLQPKKDGQLNDYMVPMKPNIHPETPSINSESTWNSQSALLQSVQRKTSEAKTNKVHGKNFLAVLGCKCSCSDKDSIDVEDDDDDEHIGEISFKRSSNAPMLQGKAISEEFTKGSLEMINHTQDHRSRRRMSIAKIWRNWELE, translated from the exons ATGAC CGGTAGAAATCTCAATGATGTTTCCTTCTTGAGCAACTCGGACGATACCTTCGTTCGGAAACTTGCAGAATCGAATAGGAACGTTAGTGCTCAGGATGTAGAGGTAGAGGAGCATCATTACTTAGGAAATaagaaagaagatggagaaatTGGTACATTCGGTgcggaaaaatattttaatgggtGCGTGGATAAGGACAGTCCAAGACTTACCAGTATAATCTTGAAACACCTGCAGCCTAAGAAGGATGGACAATTAAATGATTATATGGTCCCTATGAAACCCAACATTCATCCTGAAACTCCGAGTATTAATTCTGAATCCACTTGGAACAGCCAGAGTGCGCTGCTGCAAAGCGTTCAGAGAAAGACTTCTGAAGCAAAGACAAATAAGGTGCATGGAAAGAATTTTCTTGCTGTTCTTGGCTGCAAATGCTCTTGTTCTGATAAGGATTCTATTGATGtcgaagatgatgatgatgatgaacatATTGGTGAGATCAGTTTTAAAAGAAGTTCTAATGCTCCCATGCTTCAAGGCAAGGCAATTTCTGAAGAATTCACAAAGGGTAGTCTTGAGATGATAAACCACACTCAGGATCACAGGTCGAGGAGGAGGATGTCAATTGCCAAAATTTGGAGAAATTGGGAAttggaatga